Within Amycolatopsis sp. FDAARGOS 1241, the genomic segment TGTCGCGCGCACGGCCGACCAGGCCGGTTTCGACTACGTCGGCGTGATGGACCACTTCTTCCAGATCCGCGGCGTCGGGCCGAGCGAGAACGACATGCTCGAGGCCTACACGACGCTGGGCTTCCTCGCGGCGCACACCGAGCGCGCCAAGCTGCTGACCGTGATCACCGGCGTCATCTACCGCCACCCCGGCCTGCTGGCGAAGACGATCACGACGCTCGACGTGCTCTCCGGCGGCCGCGCGGTGCTCGGCATCGGCGCCGGCTGGAACGAGGAGGAGTCGAAGGGCCTCGGTTTCCCGTTCCCGCCAACCGCGGAGCGCTTCGAACTGCTCGAGGAGAACCTCCAGTACATCCTGCAGATGTGGGGCGAGGGCGACGCCGCGTTTTCGAGCAAGCACTTCGAGGCCGAGCGCCTGCTGAACTCGCCGCAGGTCCTGTCGCGCCCGCACCCGCCGATCATGATCGGCGGCGGTGGCGAGAAGAAGACGCTGCGCTTCGTCGCCAAGTACGGCGACGCGTGCAACAT encodes:
- a CDS encoding LLM class F420-dependent oxidoreductase; the protein is MKLGLQIPNFTWAGGPATLGSDLAAVARTADQAGFDYVGVMDHFFQIRGVGPSENDMLEAYTTLGFLAAHTERAKLLTVITGVIYRHPGLLAKTITTLDVLSGGRAVLGIGAGWNEEESKGLGFPFPPTAERFELLEENLQYILQMWGEGDAAFSSKHFEAERLLNSPQVLSRPHPPIMIGGGGEKKTLRFVAKYGDACNIFNTPDVEHKLDVLKQHCENEGRDYNEITKTAYHTLDIGEKGEKAGELLADLERLHNLGFDAAIGSVPGVPDVSLLEKFATDVIPAAEKLV